A genomic stretch from Salarias fasciatus chromosome 10, fSalaFa1.1, whole genome shotgun sequence includes:
- the ptrh2 gene encoding peptidyl-tRNA hydrolase 2, mitochondrial isoform X1, protein MPLHLRLQHADRSDRFKSMDLLYGPLGFGVVAGLGCGLLLGWQLRGRLARTSKSVMAAMGNGGNETSVMGEGGEFKMILVVRNDLKMGKGKVAAQCAHAAVSAYKQVQHRNPKLLKQWEYCGQPKVVVKAPDEDTLIDLLSRAKEVGLPVSLIQDAGRTQIAPGSRTVLGVGPGPADLIDSITGDLKLY, encoded by the exons ATGCCGCTTCATTTACGCCTTCAACACGCTGATCGAAGTGACAG GTTTAAAAGCATGGATTTGCTATACGGGCCGCTGGGTTTCGGTGTGGTTGCAGGCCTGGGCTGCGGCCTCCTCCTCGGCTGGCAGCTGCGGGGCCGTTTGGCCCGGACGTCCAAAAGCGTGATGGCCGCCATGGGCAACGGAGGAAATGAAACAAGTGTGatgggagaaggaggagagttCAAGATGATCCTGGTGGTTCGAAATGACCTGAAGATGGGGAAGGGGAAGGTGGCCGCCCAGTGCGCCCACGCCGCCGTGTCCGCCTACAAGCAGGTCCAACACAGGAACCCCAAGCTGCTCAAACAGTGGGAGTACTGCGGGCAGCCCAAGGTGGTGGTGAAGGCGCCCGACGAGGACACCCTCATCGACCTGCTGAGCCGAGCCAAGGAGGTGGGGCTTCCTGTCAGCCTGATCCAGGACGCCGGAAGGACTCAGATCGCACCGGGATCACGCACCGTGCTGGGCGTCGGCCCAGGTCCCGCCGATCTGATCGACAGCATCACTGGAGACCTGAAGCTCTATTAG
- the ptrh2 gene encoding peptidyl-tRNA hydrolase 2, mitochondrial isoform X2: protein MDLLYGPLGFGVVAGLGCGLLLGWQLRGRLARTSKSVMAAMGNGGNETSVMGEGGEFKMILVVRNDLKMGKGKVAAQCAHAAVSAYKQVQHRNPKLLKQWEYCGQPKVVVKAPDEDTLIDLLSRAKEVGLPVSLIQDAGRTQIAPGSRTVLGVGPGPADLIDSITGDLKLY from the coding sequence ATGGATTTGCTATACGGGCCGCTGGGTTTCGGTGTGGTTGCAGGCCTGGGCTGCGGCCTCCTCCTCGGCTGGCAGCTGCGGGGCCGTTTGGCCCGGACGTCCAAAAGCGTGATGGCCGCCATGGGCAACGGAGGAAATGAAACAAGTGTGatgggagaaggaggagagttCAAGATGATCCTGGTGGTTCGAAATGACCTGAAGATGGGGAAGGGGAAGGTGGCCGCCCAGTGCGCCCACGCCGCCGTGTCCGCCTACAAGCAGGTCCAACACAGGAACCCCAAGCTGCTCAAACAGTGGGAGTACTGCGGGCAGCCCAAGGTGGTGGTGAAGGCGCCCGACGAGGACACCCTCATCGACCTGCTGAGCCGAGCCAAGGAGGTGGGGCTTCCTGTCAGCCTGATCCAGGACGCCGGAAGGACTCAGATCGCACCGGGATCACGCACCGTGCTGGGCGTCGGCCCAGGTCCCGCCGATCTGATCGACAGCATCACTGGAGACCTGAAGCTCTATTAG